The following proteins are co-located in the Gossypium hirsutum isolate 1008001.06 chromosome A02, Gossypium_hirsutum_v2.1, whole genome shotgun sequence genome:
- the LOC107927398 gene encoding uncharacterized protein, with translation MESQNYGHRHPLLLLLNEDQRIVANCSRCGEKVSTPCFSCAQDCGFYLHKVCAEAPLELNHPFHLDHPLLLMQNAPYSSGEYICDFCDKEDDKFVYHCSCGLDFHIKCALFTFNIAENNLKELEHVALLLPSISTEYGDYLVSLENEDEMPNESSISVIERNDAGEATKIKHFKHKHNLMLGPFVGGYENSCDGCMLPISDPFYYCSECDFFLHKACAELPRMKNVWHHYCQKPLTLISDKVFKCAECWDISNAFAYECCGCKRKICLRCVIALTPGSRTSRHICDEHLLSLTDHDDNSYSKSHHCDICEKSQDLNRWFYHCAICDTSAHVDCVLGKYPFLKLGSIYEETGHPHPLTIVKKKYYYPDYDKCSKPCEGVALECSKLECKYIVHWNCVAPYSLQCSLWWGM, from the exons ATGGAGTCACAGAACTATGGTCACCGACATCCCTTGCTTCTTCTTTTGAATGAAGATCAGCGGATAGTAGCTAACTGCTCAAGGTGTGGAGAGAAGGTGTCAACTCCATGTTTTAGCTGTGCCCAGGATTGTGGTTTTTACCTTCACAAGGTATGTGCTGAGGCTCCTTTGGAACTTAATCACCCTTTTCATCTCGACCATCCTCTTCTTCTTATGCAAAATGCACCTTATTCATCTGGAGAGTacatttgtgatttttgtgataaAGAGGATGATAAGTTTGTTTATCATTGCTCTTGCGGATTGGACTTTCATATTAAATGTGCtttgtttacatttaatattgcTGAGAATAATTTGAAAGAGCTTGAGCATGTTGCCCTTCTACTTCCTTCGATTTCCACTGAATATGGTGATTATCTTG TTTCACTAGAAAATGAAGATGAGATGCCCAATGAAAGTTCCATCAGTGTTATTGAGAGGAACGATGCTGGAGAAGCTACAAAAATAAAGCATTTCAAGCATAAGCATAATCTAATGTTAGGTCCCTTTGTTGGAGGATATGAAAATAGTTGCGATGGGTGTATGTTGCCAATCTCGGATCCATTTTACTACTGTTCAGAATGTGATTTTTTTCTTCATAAAGCATGTGCCGAGTTACCTAGGATGAAGAATGTTTGGCATCATTATTGCCAAAAGCCTCTCACCCTTATTTCAGACAAGGTTTTTAAGTGTGCAGAATGTTGGGACATATCTAATGCCTTTGCTTATGAATGTTGTGGATGTAAGCGAAAAATATGTCTCCGATGTGTGATTGCTCTTACTCCTGGTTCTCGAACAT CTCGTCACATTTGTGACGAACATCTTCTTTCACTCACTGATCATGATGATAACAGTTATTCAAAAAGTCATCATTGTGATATCTGTGAAAAAAGTCAAGATCTAAATCGTTGGTTTTATCATTGTGCAATATGCGATACTTCTGCTCATGTTGATTGTGTTCTTGGAAAATATCCATTCCTCAAACTCGGGAGCATCTATGAAGAAACAGGTCATCCACACCCACTCACCATTGTGAAGAAGAAGTATTACTACCCTGATTATGATAAATGCAGTAAGCCTTGTGAAGGTGTGGCTCTTGAATGCTCAAAGTTGGAGTGCAAATATATTGTCCATTGGAATTGTGTAGCACCCTATTCTCTACAGTGTTCCTTGTGGTGGGGCATGTAG
- the LOC121216216 gene encoding uncharacterized protein: MEEPLNYGHQHPLLLLNEDQLIKACAETPLELNHPFHHDHPLVLMENPPYNSPGEYICALCRQSGDKFVYHCSCELDFHIKCALFTFNIAENHLKELEHVALQHPLISTKSGDEELEDVSKCFWCWEPLANYTYFSLDCGFNLHKKCAELSFKLNHVCHRKHSLVLQFNSEQFSCKICGETSGKGLGFIYGCSPCKFAAHFECVSAALDLVVEDKRHEHPFSLFPRGSSFICDACGIEGSYASYICCTCNIMVHKKCTSLPRIIKSKWHDHRIFHKYFHHTEYFRVLDCIICYNEVNTEHGNYYCSKCDVIFHVKCAMKDKNSYEIVENEDEMPNESSIIVIERNNAEEATKNVFFFLHKACAELPKMKNVWHHRCREPLALISYKVFWCEQCWQISNSFAYESSECESKICLRCVIALTPGARTCLKHEHPLFSAETTKATRHKCDKHILSLTDYDDNNYLENHHCDIYEESRDPNSWFYHCAKCDTSSHVGCVLGTYLLLKLGSIYEEKNHPHLLTLVKKKYDYPDCDKCGWPCEDIALECLKLECKYTVH; the protein is encoded by the exons ATGGAGGAGCCACTGAATTATGGTCACCAACATCCCTTGCTTCTTTTGAATGAAGATCAGCTGATCAAG GCATGTGCTGAGACACCTTTGGAGCTTAATCACCCTTTTCATCACGACCATCCTCTTGTTCTTATGGAAAACCCACCTTATAATTCACCTGGAGAGTACATTTGCGCTTTATGCCGTCAAAGTGGTGACAAGTTTGTATATCACTGCTCGTGCGAATTGGACTTTCATATTAAATGTGCtctatttacatttaatattgctGAAAATCATTTGAAAGAGCTTGAGCATGTTGCCCTTCAACATCCATTGATTTCCACTAAAAGTGGTGATGAAGAACTTGAAGATGTTTCTAAATGCTTTTGGTGTTGGGAACCATTAGCAAATTATACATACTTTTCTCTTGACTGTGGATTTAATTTACATAAGAAATGCGCCGAGCTTTCTTTCAAACTGAACCATGTGTGCCATCGCAAGCATTCtcttgttctacaatttaatagCGAACAGTTCTCTTGCAAGATATGCGGAGAAACCAGTGGAAAAGGTTTAGGATTTATTTATGGTTGTTCACCTTGTAAGTTTGCTGCTCACTTTGAATGTGTATCAGCAGCTTTAGATCttgttgttgaagataaaaggCATGAACATCCTTTCAGTTTGTTTCCGAGAGGATCATCATTCATTTGTGATGCATGTGGTATTGAAGGAAGTTATGCTTCCTACATATGTTGTACATGCAACATTATGGTCCATAAAAAGTGCACTTCATTGCCACGCATCATCAAAAGCAAGTGGCATGATCATCGCATTTTTCACAAATATTTCCATCACACAGAATATTTTAGAGTTTTGGATTGCATAATATGCTATAATGAAGTCAATACAGAGCATGGTAATTACTATTGTTCAAAGTGTGACGTTATATTCCATGTGAAGTGTGCAATGAAGGATAAAAATTCATATGAAATAGTAGAAAATGAAGATGAGATGCCCAATGAAAGTTCCATCATTGTTATTGAGAGGAACAATGCTGAAGAAGCTACAAAA aatgtgtttttttttcttcataaagCGTGTGCCGAGTTACCTAAGATGAAGAATGTTTGGCATCATCGTTGCCGAGAACCTCTTGCACTTATTTCGTACAAGGTTTTTTGGTGTGAACAATGTTGGCAAATATCTAATTCCTTTGCTTATGAAAGTAGTGAATGTGAGAGTAAGATATGTCTCCGATGTGTGATTGCTCTTACTCCTGGTGCTCGAACATGTTTGAAACATGAACACCCCCTCTTTTCTGCGGAGACCACAAAGGCCA CTCGTCACAAATGCGATAAGCATATTCTTTCACTCACTGATTATGATGATAACAACTATTTAGAAAATCATCATTGTGATATCTATGAAGAAAGTCGAGACCCAAACAGTTGGTTTTATCATTGTGCAAAATGCGATACTTCTTCTCATGTTGGTTGTGTTCTTGGAACATATCTATTACTCAAACTCGGGAGCATCTATGAAGAAAAAAATCATCCCCACCTACTCACCCTTGTGAAGAAGAAGTATGATTACCCTGATTGTGATAAATGTGGTTGGCCTTGTGAAGATATAGCTCTTGAATGTTTAAAGTTGGAGTGCAAATATACTGTCCACTGA
- the LOC107938705 gene encoding uncharacterized protein, which translates to MEESQNYGHQHPLLLLLNQDQLLIVANCSSCAEDCGFYLHKLCAEAPLELNHPFHPHQPLLLMQRSQHSFVFCDFCNERCEKFAYHCSCNLDFHIKCALLTLNIAENNLKELEHVALQDPFISTEIGDYVAVCFLCWEPLANYKHFSPNCGFNLHEKCAKLPFKLNSTYHCQHSLVLQFNNERLSCKICKASTQRGFVYGCTYCKLVFHTICLPPQLDLAAEDKSHQHTFIPLLRRVPYFCDACGLEGIYVAYICSTCRIMVHRRCTTLPRIIKSSWHDHHIFHKYFLSDEFKSSDCIICHDEANPEYGSYCCSHCNVTFHVHCVTEDKSSYSIVSLENEDEMPNESSISVIERKDAGEATKIKHFKHMHNLMLSPFVGGYENSCDGCMLPISDPFYYCSKCGFFLHKACAELPKMMNVWHHSNQEPLVLISDKAFECQYCNNISTAFAYECCGCEGKICLRCVIALTPGARTCLRHEHPLFLYRDYKGQCNACGYTTSGYGAFCYKDCNFVLHLECFSLPITARHKCDEHLLSLTDHDDNSYSKSYHCDICEKSRDPNRWFYHCATCDTSAHVGCVLGSYPYLKLGSIYEETDHPHPLTIVKKKYYYPGCDECGEPCEDVALECSKSECKYIVHWDCVAPDSLQSWSEWPM; encoded by the exons ATGGAGGAGTCACAGAATTATGGTCACCAACATCCCCTGCTTCTTCTTTTGAATCAAGATCAGCTGCTGATTGTAGCTAACTGCTCAAG CTGTGCCGAGGATTGTGGGTTTTACCTTCACAAGTTATGTGCTGAGGCACCTTTGGAGCTTAATCATCCTTTTCATCCCCATCAGCCTCTTCTTCTTATGCAAAGGTCACAACATTCTTTCGTGTTTTGCGATTTCTGTAATGAAAGATGTGAGAAATTCGCTTATCACTGCTCTTGCAATTTGGACTTTCATATTAAATGTGCTTTATTAACGCTTAATATCGCTGAGAATAATTTGAAAGAGCTTGAGCATGTTGCCCTTCAAGATCCATTTATTTCCACTGAAATCGGTGATTATGTTGCAGTGTGCTTTCTGTGTTGGGAACCATTAgcaaattataaacatttttCTCCTAATTGTGGATTTAATTTACATGAGAAATGTGCTAAGCTTCCTTTCAAATTGAATTCTACGTACCATTGCCAACACTCTCTTGTTTTACAATTTAACAATGAGAGACTTTCTTGCAAGATATGCAAAGCAAGTACCCAAAGAGGATTTGTTTATGGTTGTACATATTGTAAGCTTGTATTTCACACAATATGTTTACCACCACAACTTGATCTTGCTGCTGAAGACAAAAGCCATCAACACACATTCATTCCACTTCTGAGACGAGTGCCGTACTTTTGTGATGCGTGCGGTCTTGAAGGAATTTACGTTGCCTATATATGTTCTACATGCAGAATTATGGTCCATAGAAGGTGCACTACATTGCCACGTATCATCAAAAGCAGTTGGCATGATCatcacatttttcacaaatatttCCTTTCGGATGAATTTAAAAGTTCAGATTGCATCATTTGTCATGATGAAGCCAATCCAGAGTATGGTAGTTATTGTTGTTCACATTGCAATGTTACATTCCATGTGCATTGTGTGACAGAGGATAAAAGCTCATATTCAATAGTTTCACTAGAGAATGAAGATGAGATGCCCAATGAAAGTTCCATCAGTGTTATTGAGAGGAAAGATGCCGGAGAAGCTACAAAAATAAAGCATTTCAAGCATATGCATAATCTAATGTTAAGTCCTTTTGTTGGAGGATATGAAAATAGTTGCGATGGGTGTATGTTGCCAATCTCGGATCCATTTTACTACTGTTCAAAATGTGGTTTTTTTCTTCATAAAGCGTGTGCCGAGTTACCAAAGATGATGAATGTTTGGCATCATTCTAACCAAGAGCCTCTCGTCCTTATTTCTGACAAAGCTTTTGAGTGTCAATACTGTAATAACATATCTACTGCCTTTGCTTATGAATGTTGTGGATGTGAGGGAAAAATATGTCTCCGATGTGTGATTGCTCTTACTCCTGGTGCTCGAACATGTTTGAGACATGAACACCCCCTCTTTTTATACAGAGACTACAAAGGCCAGTGCAATGCTTGTGGTTATACAACAAGTGGATATGGGGCATTTTGTTATAAGGATTGCAATTTTGTACTACATCTTGAATGTTTTTCACTTCCAATTACAGCTCGTCACAAATGCGATGAGCATCTTCTTTCACTCACTGATCATGATGATAACAGTTATTCAAAAAGTTATCATTGTGATATCTGTGAAAAAAGTCGAGATCCAAATCGTTGGTTTTATCATTGTGCAACATGTGATACTTCTGCTCATGTTGGTTGTGTTCTTGGAAGTTATCCATACCTCAAACTTGGGAGCATCTATGAAGAAACAGATCATCCACACCCACTTACCATTGTGAAGAAGAAGTATTACTACCCTGGTTGTGATGAATGTGGTGAGCCTTGTGAAGATGTGGCTCTTGAATGCTCAAAGTCGGAGTGTAAATATATTGTCCACTGGGATTGTGTAGCACCCGATTCTCTACAGTCTTGGTCGGAATGGCCCATGTAG
- the LOC107927396 gene encoding paxillin-B-like, whose translation MESQNYGHRHPLLLLLNEDQRIVANCSSCGEKVSTPCFSCAQDCGFYLHKVCAEAPLELNHPFHLDHTLLLMQAPPYPVICNFCYEICKKFVYHCSCDFDLHIKCALFTLNMAENNLKELEHVALQDPLISTENGDYVAISLWSIIGALHCHVSSKAGSMIISFFTNISFRMNLEVQTAPFVMMKPIQKDKHSYSIVSLENEDEIPNESSISDIERNDAGEATKIKHFKHMHNLMLSPFVGGDENNCKGCMLPISDPFYYCSECGFFLHKACADLPKMMNVWHHNCQEPLALISDKAFKCQHCYNISNAFAYECCGCEEKICLRCVIALTPGAQTCLKHEHPLFFYRGHKGKCNACGQPEAVLRCKDCNFGLHVDCFSLSNTAGYKCDERLFSLTNHDDNNYSKSHHCDICEKSRDPNC comes from the exons ATGGAGTCACAGAACTATGGTCACCGACATCCCTTGCTTCTTCTTTTGAATGAAGATCAGCGGATTGTAGCTAACTGCTCAAGTTGTGGAGAGAAGGTGTCAACTCCATGTTTTAGCTGTGCCCAGGATTGTGGGTTTTACCTTCACAAGGTATGTGCTGAGGCACCTTTGGAGCTTAATCACCCTTTTCACCTCGACCATACTCTTCTTCTTATGCAAGCGCCACCATATCCCGTTATTTGCAATTTCTGCTATGAAATATGTAAGAAATTCGTTTATCACTGCTCTTGCGATTTTGACTTGCATATTAAATGTGCTTTATTTACACTTAATATGGCTGAGAATAATTTGAAAGAGCTTGAGCATGTTGCCCTTCAAGATCCATTGATTTCCACTGAAAATGGTGATTATGTTGCTATAT CATTATGGTCCATAATAGGTGCACTACATTGCCACGTATCATCAAAAGCAGGTAGCATGATCATCTCCTTTTTCACAAATATTTCCTTCCGGATGAATTTAGAAGTTCAGACTGCACCATTTGTCATGATGAAGCCAATCCAGA AGGATAAACACTCATATTCAATAGTTTCACTAGAAAATGAAGATGAGATACCCAATGAAAGTTCCATCAGTGATATTGAGAGGAACGATGCTGGAGAAGCTACAAAAATAAAGCATTTCAAGCATATGCATAATCTAATGTTAAGTCCCTTTGTTGGGGGAGATGAAAATAATTGCAAGGGATGTATGTTGCCAATCTCGGATCCATTTTACTACTGTTCAGAATGTGGTTTTTTTCTTCACAAAGCGTGTGCCGACTTACCTAAGATGATGAATGTTTGGCATCATAATTGCCAAGAGCCTCTCGCCCTTATTTCTGACAAAGCTTTTAAGTGTCAACACTGTTATAACATATCTAATGCCTTTGCTTATGAATGTTGTGGATGTGAGGAAAAAATATGTCTCCGATGTGTGATTGCTCTTACTCCTGGTGCTCAAACATGTTTGAAACATGAACACCCCCTCTTTTTCTACAGAGGCCACAAGGGGAAATGCAATGCTTGTGGTCAACCAGAGGCAGTACTTCGTTGTAAGGATTGCAATTTTGGGCTACATGTTGATTGTTTTTCACTTTCAAATACAGCTGGTTACAAATGCGATGAGCGTCTTTTTTCGCTCACTAATCATGATGATAACAATTATTCAAAAAGTCATCATTGTGATATCTGTGAAAAAAGTCGAGATCCAAATTGTTGA